The DNA segment tgccttttagttctgatgtaaaagttcagcaggcctaacaggagcaactggctgttatgagttttcttgcaggccttccttcagagtatgagactgctaaatctcagattctctccagttctgagattttctctttgcatgaaacgttcacacgggtccttcgtacagagagtactcaatcttcacagacTGCCAGTAATGCTCTTATTAGCcgcaatccaaatggacaacaaagTAATAGAAGAGGAATTAAAGGAGGAATTACAGATAACAgaggtaatcagcgtaatggggaggctagttctaatcataaCTCAAGAGGAgtaatttgttattattgccatgagcctgaccatacaaaatataattgtccgcaacttcagagaaaaaatcagcaatcacagatggcaaatatggcagcagaggattatacagtatcttcctctgagaaaactgttttggtatATGCAGAGTATTTGGCACAGTTtttccagtatcaggcatctctaaagcctaccagttcccctgtcactgcgatcgctgagtcaggtaaatccactacatgccttgtgccttcctcatccaaatgggttattgattctggtgcgacagatcacatgacaggtaattctagtcttctatctgcttttcagtctaatctcacttcctctactgttactttagctgatggttctacttcttgtgtcatgggttctggaactgcgaacccgacttcgtcaatttctttgtcatctgttttgtgtctaccaaaattctcttttaatctactttctgttagtaaacttactcgtaccttaaattgttctgttacCTTTTTTCCTTactagtgtttgtttcaggatcttacaacGAAGCaggttattggtagaggacgtgagtcaagtggtctctacattctggaaaatcatgcaccgcggtcgcttgtttgctccagtaccttaacacctcttgaagctcattgtagattgggccatccttctttgtctaccatgaagaagttgtgtcctcagtttcagtctttatcagtactagaatgtgagtcgtgtcagtttgcaaaacatcatcgtttgccttctgtgtctagagtcaataaacgggcttcatccccttttgagttagttcattctgatgtttggggtccttgttctgttacttctaaaactggatttcgttattttgttacttttgttgatgattactctcgtgttacttggttatatttaatgaagaatcgttttgaattgttttctatcttttgtgcctattgtaatgaaatcaaaactcaatttaatatttctgtgcgcatttTAAGAAATGACAATGtcaaagaatatttttcagcacaatttcagtcttatatgacacaaaatagcattcttcatcagtcttcctgtgttgataccccatcccaaaatggcgtggctgcAAGAAAAAATCggtatcttcttgaggtaactcgtgctcttctttttcatatgaaagttCCTTAACACTTTTGggtggatgcagtttctacgatatgtttttttatcaatcatATGCCATCTTCTATCCTTAatagggatattccttatactgctttgttttctacaaaatctttattccctgttgaaccccgtattttttgttgtacctgtttgtgcgtgatgttcgtccccaggttactaaattggatccgaagtctctcaaatgtgtcttccttgggtactcccggctccaaaaagggtactgtTGTTTCTCTCGTACTCTTAattgttatcttgtttctgcagatgtcacattttttgaatccactccattctttcctcaatcatctgtgtatgagagtcaggggaaggaggatgatctcttaatatatactgtccaaccaatgtctagtcctctctcacagcTTGTTTCTTctatctctagacctactcgacctcctgttattcatatttattccaagagattggagattcctgactcaaatCCTCCACCAACTACTTCGTtgagagatcctgtacctcatactgatcatgattctgacctagacttacccattgctcttcgtaaaggtaagcaTTCAtgcacttaccctatctcttcttttatttcttataatcaattgtcttcttgttctcgatgttttgttacttctttagactctgttcctatccatAATACtattggtgaggcactgtctcaccCTGGCTgatgtgctgctatgaaagaggaaatagaggctttagatgctaatggtacatgggaactattgcctttgcccactggtaagaaagctatcgATTGCAAATAGGTATTTATAGTAAAGGTAAAttttgatggttctgtggctaagtTAAAAGCACGTCTTGTGGTAAAAGGATATGCTcaaacatatggggttgattactctgacactttttctcctgtagctaaacttacttctattcgcttgtttatctctttagcagctacatatgattggcccctgcaccaatcggatatcaagaatgctttccttcatagtgatcttcaggaggaggtgtatatgaagCAACCacttgggtttgttgctcagggggagttgggtaaagtttgtaggcttcggaagtctctttatgacttaaaacaaagtcctagggcctggtttgggagattcagtgaagcaatacaggaatttggtatgcaaaagagtaagtgtgatcactcagtattttataggcaatctgaggctggtctaattctcctggtagtctgtgtggatgacattgtcatcactgggagtgactctgcaggtatttcctctcttaaaaccttcctctaaactcagtttcagaccaaagacttggaattgttaaagtatttcttgggtattgaagttatgagaagtaagaagggtattttcttgtctcaaagaaaatatgtcatcgatctattgacagagacaggaaaattaggtgctaagccttgcattacaccaatgactccaaatttacaactgttagcaggggatagtgagttgtttgaagatccagagagatacaggagattggtaggaaaattgaactatcttacagtcactcgtcctgacattgcttatgccgttagtgtggtaagtcagtttatttcctccccaactgttgctcattgggaagccttgggacaaatcttgtgttatctgaaaggCGCtctaggaagaggtttgttatatggtaatcgtgggcatttgaatgttgaatgtttttcatatGCCGACTGGctagatctaaggttgacaggaggtcaactactggatattgcgtttttgttggaggaaatttggtgtcttggagaagcaagaagcagagtgtagtttctcgatctagtgctgaatcggaATACAGAGCCATAGCACAATCAGTATGAGAGGTAAtctggatacttcaattactagatgagacaagttttaagacctccctgcctgcgaaattatggtgtgataatcaagctgctctccatattgcttctaatctagTGTTTCATAAgcagaccaaacatattgagattgattgtcattttgttcgtgaaaagattcaacaacagatcatctcaacaggacacatcaaaactggagtgcAGTTATGAGATATTTTaataaaagctctgaatggagctaggattgactacatttgtaacaagttgggcatgattaacatctatgctctaaCTTGatggggagtgttatggaaagtcaatcactatattatttctctgtatattctgtattctgtattcctatttaggatttcttcctaattagtagaaaacaATTAtatgaatcaattgtatatatatacccatgtacagattaattgaaattaaggagaatcatctctttctacaatatTAAATTTTGGTTAGACCAGAATTCTTAAGGAAACCAAAAGAATTGAAGAAATGGCTAACTAATCAACAATCTATATTGGGCTAAGTTCCTTTGAACTCACACAGGAAAATCAAAACAACAGCTTAAGGAAATTGTTTAAATCTTATATCAAGTTATAAATTTAGCATGCAATAGGGGAAGCAATAAAACATGCAACCCCCATTCTCTCAGGGACTCTTCTCACTTTTATACGGGATTGTCTATTTCAAGCAAAAACATAATGTAATGGAACACACCTTATTAAATCCAGACTTGAAGGCTTCAACTTGTCCGGAAATTCCAGCATATATAGTAGCATCCACAACAAGAGATACATACTCCTCCAAGTTATCCATATTTACCTATGTAGAAGGCATAAATAAACTACCATAAGTTTGATTACTATCAACCAATCATTTCGTGTTAAATAAGATCATATTTAGGGATGACTTGCCATTTTGTGATCTTGGTGAAGAATGTAATCAGGATAGCCAGGAAGAGTAAAGTCAAGACAAAGATCCTCAATTCTAGTATTCCGAAAGCATGCATCTACAGTGTTACATGAGTTTTCTTCTAAAgctgatttcaaaaattttctcctattaACCAAGGCCTGAAACTCTAACAGTGTCCTGCCCAGCCCAGGATCAAAGGACTGAATGTCGTACAGACTAAGTTCCTACACCACAAAAGAAGGGGAAGAAAAAGGTCAAGGATATCCAGAACCAACAATAATGAACAGTTAAATGAGAAGCTATTAATACTTTGAGTTCACAATTGAAAGAGGACCTGCTGAAGGATAAGCTTATAGAAGGCTTTTGAGAATGGCAGATCCAAGACCCTTCCATCTTGAAGAGCCTTTGCTACAACTTCCCCCAAGAGGACAAACTTATTAATGACTTCAGAAAACTGTATCCCATCAGATGAATCCAAACTGGATGGCCATGGACGAGGAAAAAGGCCAAAAGGAGACATCAGAATTCCAGAATCCTCAGTCTGCAATCCTTTCCTGTCCAGAAATGAACTATGATCCTCTCTCCACATGCCAATGCCAGACTTCTGAAACTCATGACTGACCAGGGTATAAAATTCCAATGTGGGACCAAGACCACTACCAACTTCTTCATTATACACCACTTCAATGGGAACTTTGACATGAGCATAAAGGTCCATCATTTGGGCAGCAGATTCCAGTATTCGGTCACGCCAAACTACAAATTTCTTACGGGGCAAACTACCAGGACTTGATCTCCCGTCTCTTGGAACTCCTGAATTATTATTTGATAGTGTCTGAGGTTGAACTAACTGAGGTCCAAATGCTGACAACCGGAAGTATTTACATCTTGCCTCAAAGCTAAATAAAAAGGGGCATGAAGCCATAAGCTGATTACACCACAATGGCATACCACCTACAGACAAAGCCAAAGAATCCCGCATCTGCTGCTCCAGTTTTTCTGTCAACTTACTGCTCACAAACTCATTCTGTGAGACTGAATGAACATCTACTTTTAAATTATCCAAGTTATCAACTAGTCCTTCAGCAAATGAATGTATTCTTTCATGAGACATCAGATGAAATGTAAACCTGTTCAAGCCTTCCAAACTTTTAAGTAAAAACAAAACTTCATAAGTAGGACTTGACTTATCCAAGTCAGAAGAAAGTTCACAATTAAATATGTTAGTGAAAAGAGAAGTATTCTGCATATAAGCCTCAATTTTATCCAATGCAAAAGAATCTTGCGCTGAAATATGACATTTTTGAGGGTTATCATCTTTAGGTTCTACAGCTATTCTATAAGTCAGAATGTATACTTGACTCCATAGCTTCGCCCCCATATTAATTTCATGGTCTGCTTTAATTTTCTGTTGGAGAACTGCCTGATACAATGTCAAAGCCCGGTCCAACTCTTGCCCTTCTAGGTAAAATGCTAGTTTTGAAAAAGCATCACCATTGCTAGAGGATGGAGGATACTGACTTTGTCTACTCATGTCTTCCGCAGAAGGATCTTGTACCAGCTTCTCTACAGAGGCCTAGAATATAACAAGTCACTAGCAATgtttagccttttttttttttttggctgatTGAGGAAACAACCTTTACAATAAGGAAGCAGCAGGGGAAAGAAATCAACAGCAATAATCTAGCTAAGCAATATGAAATCAATTGGGATTATGAAGTGCTTACAAGATGACTATCATTTGAAAATGTAGTTTCGCCAGGATTTCTCTGTTGTAAATTTTCTGCTTGTCCCAGGGGAGACTCTGATAATTTAGCCTCATCTTCCTGCAAAAAAAATAAACATAACTCCTTAACGCTTATATAACTGCATAATGAAGAACATGGAAAGGGGTTAAAGGAGGATTAAAAGAAGCCAACCCAAAAGATTCATTTATTCATAAGTCCATGAAGAAAACCTGAATCTCAGTCAAATCAGTAGACATGTTGTCAGGCTCCACACGACCTGAACTTTCACCTTGTCCAGGCCCAGGGTTCACATTTGATGGAATTTGAAGCTGTACACTTTCCATTGGATCCATGGCTAAAGCAGCTGTTTCTATTGGATTGGTTTTTTCGATTCTAACTTTAGGCAACAAAAATCCTTCAATAGAATCCAAAGAAGAGAAAGGGTCAACAGTGACAACATCATCAGAGTAGTCACAAAGACACATCTCCCCCTCTCCCCTCACAAAACGAACTCTCAGACATGGGTGAGGCATGCAGCGTCCATTAGGAACAGTAGCAAACCAGTTTCTTTGCTTGGATGAATGGCTCAAAATAACAGGGAAATTCTCCAAAGAAGATAATGCACTTTGCAATTTCCGTATTAAAAGTGATACCGGTGACTCTTCATCAAGGCTTGAATAAGATGAAAAAAGCCTAGCAAACACCTCAAATCTTTTTCCTATATGATAATAATGGTCAGAACTACCATGAAAATTCACCTTTTCTCTCAGATACTGACCATTGGATATGTAATTTACTAATGACTTCACAATTCCACTTTCAATAAATTCGAAAGTAGAGACAGGTTCTCTTCCATTAAGCTTTTCCATAACTTGATGTAATAAACAataaaacttttcttcatcatgAGTGGAAGCATCAGAACTTACAGGCATATTCATCAGATCACTCAACAAAGCAGAAAGAGCTCTGAGATTTTGAAGGATATCTGTCAACCCATTCTCAGAGTCACATAATTCTGGAGCAAAGTATGTGGTTTTTATATGCTTCGCAAGACTTTGAACATCATCCTTTTCAAGCTTGCATGTTCCTGCTTCTGAGGCTATAGGAGACTGACCAGCATCAAATGCATAACATAAGCATCTTAGTACGACCTTAGATACAAACTTTTGGCTTGAGTCTGAAGGCAACTGGATGCCATTAAATACTGGGAAAATTGACTGTGAACATTTTTCTGGGATCATAAGGGCATCAATGGCAAAAAAGACACCTTCCTTCATGAAAGAGTTCAGGAAAACACctgaaagtttttgcaaaattaTCTCAGCAATTTGCAGGGCTAATATCAACACATGTTGATCCTTCCGTGTAAATACTCCAGCCAAAAAACTGCCACGTTATACAAGAACTTTATTAGCTTCACAGAAACATGGTCAAAACTTGCTAATTAAATATGAGAATGTGAAGTTCACCTTGAAATGTTTGCATTCTCAAGTAATTCAGCAAGCATTTCAGATTTGCTGAAATAAACCAACTTTTTTATGACTAATACGCAGCAATAGCAAACATATAAATTTGCACCAGAATTAACCACCTGCTTGAGGAGAGAAGTTAAAATCACACAGACAAAAGTAAAGGAATTAAAAAGCCACTGCAGTGCTATAAGATAACCTACCTGGATTAACGTGGGTAGTATATCAGACCCAAACTTATGCAAAAGATCAGGGTCATTAACTAAAAATGATTCCTTATCTGACATTTCTTGTTGAACATCTTGATCCCTTGCTACTGGAGGAAGAAGCTCATTTAGCAATTTCAGAACTTCATGTACCTAAGAAAATAAGTTAGGTAATAAGAATCATTCTTCTAGCTTTAAGATtattaaatcaataaaaaataattttgaagcCACATAAAAAGTCAAATTTTACTCAAAGAGAACCAAATGATGGAGTAGCAGCAGTTATGGGATTACAGTGAACTAAGAACTCAAAAAGAAgacattattaataataaataaatataaactgGTGTCCAAACTCAAACATATTAGAAATTCCATTAAAAAAAACACATACGCAAGCTGCAGTAAAACTACACAAAATATCCTCAAGATCCACCATATAAATTAGCAAACAAGTGTTCTACCAAACAAAATCTATAGTCATCAAAACAAAcaataatactcaactcaactcaactcaactaaaactttatcccaaaaatttggaatCGGCTATAAGGATtcgttttctccactctaaacgattttgggttaaatcctcagaaatttgtaatgcttttaggtcatgttatactactttcctccaagtcaatttaggtctactcctttttttctttctatcatctaacctaatgtgctccacttgtctaactagagcctccatatgtctacgcttcacatgaccaaaccacctcaatctcccttctctcaacttatcctcaattggtaccactcctaccttttctctaatactctcattacggactttatctagtctagtatgaccactcatccaccttaacattctcatctctgcaactcttatcttagatgcatacgactccttcaatgcTCAACACTCACTGCCATATAACATAACCGGTCgtatggctatacggtaaaattttcctttcaacttattgggaatcttgcgatcacataaaactccagtggcacgtctccacttcaaccatccagctttaattctatgactaacatcctccttacatcccccatctacttgaaggactgagccgagataatttaaaatgattactttgggacagtaccactccatccaaactaactccttccctaccaCTAGTTTggctttcactgaacttgcaatgcatgtattctgtcttcgttctacttaacttaatgcCATTTGACTCTGGAGTACTTcttcaaagctctagctttctattgactccttctagcgtgtcatctatcagaacaatatcatccgcaaacatcatgcaccaaggaatactctcttgtatatgtttcgccaattcatctaaaactaatgtaaaaaggtaagggcttatagctgatccttggtgtaatccaattaagatcggaaaatctcgtgtcccctcccactgtacgcACAAAACAAACAATAATATGATACTAAAATTTGCAACATTCAGAAGAGTCATGATACATATCCTTTACTTTTATTACACTCCAATGTTCACACAGTTCAACAGGAATTTAAAGAGTAAATGGGTCAATTTGTTCCCTCAACATGTCAAAATTACTATGTCAGAAGAGACAAAGCAAAAAGatcgaatttttttttttttttagtcacgGGATAAACCTGGTTGCTCTGCCCTTCTACCGCATGGAGAGAAGATATTCCATGTGAGATGTCATAAGTAGCTAATATGTCCTTCAAAGTGCAGCTTATATTGAGCTCATGAAGAGTCCTGAAAGCCACAATTGAACCAGAAGAAAGTCTGACAAGTAGCCCAATCAGACCCTGCCAACAAAATGAAAAAAAGCAAACAATTTTTCAGAGGCATTAAAATGTCAATGTAAATAATGTAATTCAGATAAATGCCAGTACATTGTATATCGGTTGTGATAGTGTGGTCCGGCTATTCAAGTGTATTAGATGCATAGCTTGATTAACTATTCCATGCTTGCATAGTTCAACCAGCATCTCAGAAGACTGACTGACTCGCTCTGCTATTTTCATCAAGCAAATAACTACATTCTCAACAAGCTGAGGAATTGACACAAGGACATACAATTGTCAGATAAAAGGGAATATATAAGAAAATAATCTCTCAAAATCATTTCAGATAGAAGAAACTCCAGAGAGTTCATGCCTGTTGATCCTCATACTGTAGAAGTTTGCATAATATTGGAACAGCCTCCATGAAAGGAGAAGGGCATTCGGCTGGAACTTTCTTACATATATTGACCACTGTTGAAAGTGCAACTctctaaaaaagaaaaaaggaaaaccaAAGATAATTGTTAAGCCTCCCACACCAAACCAATCACATACAGAAACAAAGCTAGCAAAAAATGGGAAGGAAAACCAAAATTTAAAAGCAATATATTTGCATATCCACTTACTTGTACACTTGTCGAGAAGAAGTCAATAATACGTAGAACAGCCATGATAGCCCCAGCCTGTAGGCATGCAAGTGGTTGTTCCCGTGATATTTTCTCCAATGCTTGCAAGCACTATTAAAGCAATACATTTATCGTCAATAAAAATCATATAGAATGAGCATCCTCATATTAATATAAACAGAAACACAAATAAAATTACTTGCATTAGACAAAATCTATTCACCAAATACAAAATCTACCTCTTCAGCTATGTCTGAGTACTCAATGGCCATTAATCTTTGACAAAGAACAGGAACCGCATCATGTCTAACAAGAAAACCAGATGCTCTAGGAGACACATCACAAAGATAAGTTAAAGCCCTTATAGCCAACAACATTATATCTGGGTTGCTCTCATGCCTTGCAAGCTGAACAAGTACTGGGGATAACGAGTCAGCCATCATACTAGAAAGAGAATCTTCAGAACAAAATGAAAGCACTTCACACAATTCTGTAAGAGCAGCTAATTGCCCTGAAGGCTCGGTCCCTTCACTTAAATGGGACAAAGCACTCCTCAATCTGCCATTATCACCAAATGATCTCTGCCTTTGATAACTTCGCACACTGCTGTGTTTTGGTACTGCATCATCAGAATCACAAGAGTCATGAGTTGAATATCTCTCATGTTCTTCCTCCTCTGACCTGCTTGAAGCTGAACCAGAGGACGAAGTATCCATATCAACATTGTGGGTTTCAGCATCATTGGTTTCAGGGGTGGAATTTGCAGAATTTATTTGGGTTTGAATTGAAGAGTTGGACGAACTTGGTCTAAACTCCAATGAACTACAAGCTCTCTTATCTGCTGGCAATTCATCAATTATTTCCACCCGCTTTTGCCCCCTATTTGCCATTGTCTTTTGTTTAGTATCTCAGATTGTTATCAAGAACCCGTTCAGAAACTATTCAGCCCTGCCGCATAGGAATATTCCATCAGAAAATATCAGATAGCATAAAAATCGCATTCTCATTCTCACAAATTCACGAACTCGAGTCCCTCaggatcaaatcaaacaataaaaaataaagatgATCACATCACCAAAACTTACATGAAAATTTAGTGTTGCAAGGTCAAAACTTTTATTAGAATAAGTATTAGCATTGTTGATGAATCCACTAATACAGCATCCAATAATCACCACAAAACACAGAAGCCAATCACTCATGCTTACACATATACACTTATAGAACGTCTCTTTCCAAGTAACAGAAAATAAAGTTAAATTAACAAAGAAGAAATTCCAACTaaaataacagaaacagataaatAAACTCAACTTCCGTAAATAGAAACCTATAACAGATACATTCAAACTCACATATAAACATGCACACATATAATATAACAAATTCCACGGGTAGCAACAAAGAAGAATAAAAAATTCGAAAATCAAAACCAAAAGGAAAACAACACGAAGAAGAAGAATACTACAATGAGTGTGCATAAGTACCAAAGAATTGTTGTATATCGGGCTTCGATGAGAGAATC comes from the Hevea brasiliensis isolate MT/VB/25A 57/8 chromosome 5, ASM3005281v1, whole genome shotgun sequence genome and includes:
- the LOC110633888 gene encoding E3 ubiquitin-protein ligase UPL4, which codes for MANRGQKRVEIIDELPADKRACSSLEFRPSSSNSSIQTQINSANSTPETNDAETHNVDMDTSSSGSASSRSEEEEHERYSTHDSCDSDDAVPKHSSVRSYQRQRSFGDNGRLRSALSHLSEGTEPSGQLAALTELCEVLSFCSEDSLSSMMADSLSPVLVQLARHESNPDIMLLAIRALTYLCDVSPRASGFLVRHDAVPVLCQRLMAIEYSDIAEECLQALEKISREQPLACLQAGAIMAVLRIIDFFSTSVQRVALSTVVNICKKVPAECPSPFMEAVPILCKLLQYEDQQLVENVVICLMKIAERVSQSSEMLVELCKHGIVNQAMHLIHLNSRTTLSQPIYNGLIGLLVRLSSGSIVAFRTLHELNISCTLKDILATYDISHGISSLHAVEGQSNQVHEVLKLLNELLPPVARDQDVQQEMSDKESFLVNDPDLLHKFGSDILPTLIQVVNSGANLYVCYCCVLVIKKLVYFSKSEMLAELLENANISSFLAGVFTRKDQHVLILALQIAEIILQKLSGVFLNSFMKEGVFFAIDALMIPEKCSQSIFPVFNGIQLPSDSSQKFVSKVVLRCLCYAFDAGQSPIASEAGTCKLEKDDVQSLAKHIKTTYFAPELCDSENGLTDILQNLRALSALLSDLMNMPVSSDASTHDEEKFYCLLHQVMEKLNGREPVSTFEFIESGIVKSLVNYISNGQYLREKVNFHGSSDHYYHIGKRFEVFARLFSSYSSLDEESPVSLLIRKLQSALSSLENFPVILSHSSKQRNWFATVPNGRCMPHPCLRVRFVRGEGEMCLCDYSDDVVTVDPFSSLDSIEGFLLPKVRIEKTNPIETAALAMDPMESVQLQIPSNVNPGPGQGESSGRVEPDNMSTDLTEIQEDEAKLSESPLGQAENLQQRNPGETTFSNDSHLASVEKLVQDPSAEDMSRQSQYPPSSSNGDAFSKLAFYLEGQELDRALTLYQAVLQQKIKADHEINMGAKLWSQVYILTYRIAVEPKDDNPQKCHISAQDSFALDKIEAYMQNTSLFTNIFNCELSSDLDKSSPTYEVLFLLKSLEGLNRFTFHLMSHERIHSFAEGLVDNLDNLKVDVHSVSQNEFVSSKLTEKLEQQMRDSLALSVGGMPLWCNQLMASCPFLFSFEARCKYFRLSAFGPQLVQPQTLSNNNSGVPRDGRSSPGSLPRKKFVVWRDRILESAAQMMDLYAHVKVPIEVVYNEEVGSGLGPTLEFYTLVSHEFQKSGIGMWREDHSSFLDRKGLQTEDSGILMSPFGLFPRPWPSSLDSSDGIQFSEVINKFVLLGEVVAKALQDGRVLDLPFSKAFYKLILQQELSLYDIQSFDPGLGRTLLEFQALVNRRKFLKSALEENSCNTVDACFRNTRIEDLCLDFTLPGYPDYILHQDHKMVNMDNLEEYVSLVVDATIYAGISGQVEAFKSGFNKVFPIKHLQIFIEEELERLLCGERDFWAFNELLDHIKFDHGYAASSPPITNLLEIMREFSQEQRRAFLQFVTGAPRLPPGGLASLNPKLTIVRKHCSNYVDADLPSVMTCANYLKLPPYSSKDKMKEKLLYAITEGQGSFHLS